From Amycolatopsis sp. WQ 127309:
TGCGTGTTGGGTGCGCGAGGAGGGTCTCCGCTGGGTAGACAGTGTCCGTGAAGAGTTCCCCCAAGGCCCCGAGCCCCTGGGCGCGGGCCCGTGCCCGGTACCGGTGGCTGGACCACATCGCCCGCGCGACCAACCGCTACGTCGACACCGGCGGCTACCACTACGTCGCGTCGATCACCTACTTCAGCCTGCTGTCGCTGGTGCCGCTGCTGATGGTGGCGTCGTCGGTGGCCGGGTTCGTGCTGGCCAGCCAGCCGCACCTGCTCGACACGATGGTGCGCGCGATCGTCAGCACGCTGCCCGGCGGGCTGGGGGACAAGGCCACCGACCTGCTCACCGGCTTCGTCGACCAGCGGACGAGCGTCGGTGCGTTCGGCCTGGTGATCGGCCTCTACTCGGGCTGGAACTGGATGAACGCGCTGCGGGACTCGCTCACCGCGCTGTGGGGGCAGAACCGGTCGGACCAGTCGCTGCCGCGGCTGATCGCCGTCGACCTGCTCGCGCTGCTCGGCCTGACGGCGGCGCTGCTGGTGTCGTTCACGATCACCATCTCCGGCACCGCGCTCGGCAGCTACCTGCTCCGGCTGGCCGGCCTCGACGACACGAGCTGGGGTCACCAGCTCGTGTCCGCGTCCTCGGTGCCGCTCTCGCTGGCCGCCGACTGGCTGGTGTTCCTCTGGGTGCTGACCCGGCTGCCGCGCCAGCCGGTGGGCGTGCGCAGCGCGGTGCGCGGCGCGATCGCCCTGGCCCTCGGCTTCGAGGCGCTCAAGCTGGCCGGTGGCTTCTACCTGCGGCTGATCGGCAGCTCGCCGACGGGGATCGCGTTCGGCTCGGTGATCGGCCTGATCTTCTTCATCTCGCTGATCGCGCGGATGCTCGTCTACGTCACGGCCTGGACGGCCACCGGTTCGGACGCGCCGCCCAAGCCGGTGCAGCCGCCGGCGCCGGTGGAGCTGAAGCCGGTGATCGTGGTGGACCCGCCGGTCGCGGTGCCGGCCGCGGTCGGCGTCGTGACCGGGGTGCTCGGGACGCTGCTCGCGCTCAAGTGGCGACGTTCGAGAGACTGAACAGCCGTTCCAACTGGTGGTCGATCAGCGCGAACACGGCCTCGGGGGTGCGCTGGCCCAGGATGATGCTGGTCTGCAGGCCGTCGACGCTCGAAAGGAGCAGCTCCGCCTCCGGCATCAGGTCGAGGTCCGGCGGCACCTCACCGCGTTGCTGCCCCCAGGCCAGCAGGTCCGCGGTCAGCCGTTCCAGCTCCGGCGGCGCGGCGCTGAACGCCGTCGCGAGGTCGGGGTCGGTCAGCGAGCGGACGAAGTAGGCCAGGTGCACGAGGTAACGCGTGCGGCGCTCGTCGTCCAGCGGGAGCATCCCGACCAGCATCGTGCGCAGGACCTGGCGCGGTGTCGCGTCGGCCTCCGGCCCGACCTCGGCGCGGGTGTGTTCCTCGGCGACCTTGTTGAGGATCTCGAGCGCGCCGAGCAGCAGGTCGTTGCGCGTGCCGAAGTAGTACTGGACGAGCCGCAGCGAGACGCCGGCCTCGGCCGCGACCTTGCGCAGCGACACGTCTTCCAGCCCGCGCGCGCTGGCGATCCGCCAGACGGCTTCGGCGATCTGGCGACGGCGTTGTTCGTGGTCCGCGAGTCTCGGCATGGTGGGTCGAGCGTATCAACGCGGCTTGTCGGAGCCGACCACCCACATCGAGAAGTACTGCGACCCGCCGCCGTAGGCGTGCCCGAGCGCGACGCGCGCGCCGTCCACCTGGTAGTCCCCGGCCCGGCCCATGACCTGCTTCGCGGCTTCGGAGAAGCGAAGCATGCCGGACGCGCCGATCGGGTTGGACGAGAGCACCCCGCCCGACGGGTTGACCGGCAGCCGCCCGCCGATCGCCGTCTCACCCGCTTCGGTGACCTTCCAGCCCTCGCCTTCCGCGGCGAACCCGAGGTTCTCCAGCCACATCGGCTCGAACCACGAGAACGGCACGTAGATCTCGGCGACGTCCACTTCGGACATCGGGTCCTTGATCCCGGCCTCGGCCCACAACGCGGCCGCGGCGTCGCGCCCGGCCTGCGGGTTGACCTGGTCGCGGCCGGCGAACGTGGTCGGCTCGGTGCGCATCGCCGTCGCGTGGATCCAGGCGGCGCCACCCTCGACGGCGTCCCCGGCGGCTTCGTCGCCGAGCACCATCGCGCACGCGCCGTCCGACGACGGGCACGTCTCGTCGTAGCGGATCGGGTCCCACAGCATCTGCGACGCCTGCACCGACTCGACGGTGATGTCCGCCTGGCGCAGGTGCGCGTACGGGTTCAGCGAGCCGTTGCGGCGGTCCTTCGCCGCGACGATCGCGCCGATGTGCTCGGGCGCGCCGGAGCGGCGGATGTAGGACCGGACGTGCGGCGCGAAGTAGCCGCCCGCGCCGGCGCCGACCGGCATCTGGAACGGCGGCAGGATCGACAGGCCCCACATCGCGTTCGACTCGGACTGCTTCTCGAACGCCACCGTGAGCACCCGGCGGTGCACGCCGGACTGCACGAGCGACGCCGCGACCAGCGCCGTCGACCCGCCGACCGAGCCCGCGGTGTGCACGCGCAGCAACGGTTTCCCGTTCGCGCCGAGGGAGTCGGCGAGGAACAGCTCGGGCATCATGACGCCTTCGAACAGGTCCGGCGCCTTGCCGAGCACGACGGCGTCGATGTCGGCCCACCCGACCTGGGCGTCGATCATCGCGCGGTCGATCGCCTCGCGCAGCAGGCCCGGCATCGAGACGTCGGTGCGCTTGGCGCGGTGGTGCGTCTGGCCGGTGCCGAGCACGGCCGTGAGCTGCTTGGTCATCGTGCCTCCAGCACGGCCAGGAGGTTCTGCTGCAGGGCGGGGCCGCTCGTCGCGTGCGCCACGGCCTTGCGGGACTCTCCACTGTGGATCCGCCGCGCCGCTTCGCCGATGCGGGCGAGCCCGGCGGAGAACATCGGGTTGGCGGCGAGCGCGCCGCCCGAGGGGTTGATGGTCACGTTGTCCTCGAGGCCGAGGGCGGTGCGCAGGATGATCTCCTGGTGCGTGAACGGCGCGTGCAGCTCGGCGAGGTCGACGCCGTCGAGGTCGAGGGCCTTCGCTGCGATCTCGGTCGACGGCGACCGCGTCAGGTCGCGGGCGCCGAGCACGGGGGAGTCGACGCGGTGCTCGATCCCGGCGATCACCGCCGGGCGCTCGACGATGTCCCTCGCGCGTTCCACTGTGGACAGGACGATCACAGCGGCGCCGTCGGTGATCGGGGCGATGTCGTGCGCGCGCAACGGGTCCGCGACGTACGGGGTGTCCAGCAGGTCGGCGGCGTCGAGGTCCCGGTTGCGGGCCGCGACCTCGGCGAGGTCCTTTTCGGACCACAGTCCGGCGTCGAGGCCGAGCCGCGCCTGGATGCCGGCGATCGAGATCGAGTCCGGCCACAGTGGAGTGACGACGTACGGGTCCAGCTGCAGCGCGAGCACCCGGCGCAGCTGCCCGGCGCTGGACTTGCCGAAGCCGTAGACGAGCGCCGTCTCGACCTCGCCCATCCGGATCTTCAGCCAGGCCTCGTAGAGCGCCCAGGCGGCGTCCATCTCGACGTGCGACTCGTGGATCGGCGGGAACGCGCCGATCGCGTCGACCGCGGCGATGAACGAGAACGCGCGCCCGGCCAGGTAGTCCGAGGAGCCGGAGCACCAGAACCCGATGTCCTGCTTGGACAGTCCGGTCTGCGCGAAGACCTCGGCGAAGATGGGGACGAGCATCTCCACGCCGTTGGTGGTGCCCGCGGTCTCGCGGACGTTCGGCGCGTGGGCGAAGCCCGCGATCGCGACGTCTGGCATCAGGACCTCACAGGTGGTGGGCGAAGGTTTCGTAAGCCGCGTCCGGCTCGCCGGTCGGCTCGAAGTGGTCGATGTTCTCCAGCGACGTCCACCACTCGTCGCGGGGTTTCCACGCGGCGCGCACGCGCAGGCCCATCCGGACGTCCTTGGCGTCGCAGCCGAGCACGAGGTGCAGGAACGCGATGTCGGCGCCGTCCAGGAGGATGTACGCGGCGACGTAGGGCGGCTTGAGCCGCTGGCCCAGGAACGGGACGTTGACGATGCAGAACGTCGTCACGATGCCGGTGTCGGGGAGCTCGACCTCGTCGGTGGTCGGCACGCCGTCGGTCGGGCAGGAGCCGCGGGGCGGGATGTAGACCTTCTGACACGCCGGGCAGCGCTGGCCGATCAGTTTGCCTTCGGCCAGGCCGCGCAGGTAGCGGCTCTCCTCGGGCGACGCGGAGTGCTGATAGCGCAGGTGCACCGGCGTGATGACGATGCTGACCGGCGCGCCCTCTTCGCGTTCGGCGACCGGGGGCGCGAGCTCGGTCGGTGTCGTGTCCGCGGCGTCGGCGGGGAGGAAGTAGGCGATGTCGCGGATGTGCCCGACGGTGTCGTCGGCCCAGCGGACGCGGACGCGCTGTCCACTGTGGATCTTGTCGGGCGAGCCGGCGTCGACGGCGTGCAGCATCGCGGTGTCGGCGCCGTCGAGCTTGACCAGGGCCCAGGCGAACGGGCGGCTCAGCGGCTGGCCGTCGAGCGGGCGCGGGCACCACGACCAGGAGACGACGGTGCCCTCTTCGGCGACCGGGACGAACTCGCTGAGCGGGTCGGCCGTCACCGGGTCGTACTCCACCGGCGGGACGTGCACCCGGCCGTCGCTGCCGCGGATGCCTTCGATGCGGCGCTCACGCAGCGCGTTCACGAACCGCCCGACCACCGGCCCGGTCGAGCGCGTGTAGTCGAAGCCGATGTTGAGAGGTGCCGCCAGCGGTGTCTCGGTCACGGCTTGAGTGAAACACGTTCTCGATTCGTCGGCAAGATTCACCGCCGGACGGTTGCCTGTAGGTGGAACGCGTTCTAGATTTGCGGTATGACGACGACTGCCGCGAAGACGCTGGGCCTGTGGAACATCGCCGCGGAAGAGCCCGAGAAGACGGCTCTGGTCGACCCGGACGGCCGCGGCGTGTCCTACGGCGAGCTGGCCGCGAAGGCCAACCGGTACTCCCGGGGGCTGCAGGAGCTGGGCCTCGACGTCGGCGACGTCGTCGTGCTGCTCCAGCCGAACGGCGACGAGCTGGTGGCGGCCTACTTCGCCGCGATCCAGGCCGGGCTGTACGTCGTGGTCGTCAACTGGCACCTGATCGGCCCGGAGGTCGCGTACATCATCGGCGACAGCGGCGCGAAGGCGTTCCTCGCGCACGAGCGCTTCGCCGACGTCGCCATCGCCGCGGCCGACGAAGCCGGGTTGCCCGCTTCGGCGCGCTTCGCGGTCGGCAACGTCCCGGGCTTCCGCCGGATCGAGGAGCTGGGCGCCGGCGAAGGCGACGGACGTCCCGCCCGGCGTACGGCGGGCTCGCCGATGCTGTACACATCCGGCACGACGGGCCGCCCGAAAGGCGTCCGGCGCCCGCTGACGGGCACCGACCCGGACGAGGTGCCGGCGGCGTCGACGTGGTTCTTCGGCGTGTTCGGCCTCGGCCCGCACGACGACCACGTCCACCTGTGCGGCTCACCGCTGTACCACACGGCGGTGCTGAACTTCGTGGCGATTTCGCTGCAGCTGGGGCATTCCGCGGTGCTGATGGACCGCTGGGACGCCGAGGACATGCTGCGCCTGATCGAGCGCCACCACGTCACGCACAGCCACATGGTCCCGACCCAGTTCCGCCGCTTGCTGGGCCTGTCTGCCTCAGTGCGTTCCCAGTACGACCTTTCGTCGCTGCGGGTGATGATCCACGGCGCGGCGCCGTGCCCGCTGGAGGTCAAGCGCCAGATGCTGGCGTGGTGGGGCCCGGTGGTCACGGAGTACTACGCGGCCACGGAGGGCGGCGGCACGGTGATCTCGGGCGAGGACTGGCTGCGCAAGCCGGGCTCGGTGGGGTTGCCCTGGCCGGGCTCGACGATCAAGGTCCTGGACGACGCTGGTGTTTCCCTGCCGCCCGGGGAGACGGGCACGGTCTACATGCAGATGGGCTCATCGGAGTTCTCGTACCACAACGACCCGGACAAGACGGCCGCCGCACGCGTCGGCAAACTGTTCACCCTGGGCGACATGGGCCACCTGGATTCCGACGGGTACTTGTTCCTGCACGACCGCAAGGCGGATCTGATCATCTCGGGCGGGGTGAACATCTACCCGGCGGAGATCGAGGGCGAGCTGGTGATGCACCCATCGGTCGCGGACGTCGCGGTCTTCGGCCTCCCGCACGAGGACTGGGGCGAGGAGATCAAGGCCGTCGTCCAGCCGGCTCCCGGAGTCACACCGTCTCCCGAGCTGACCTCGGAACTCCTGGCGTACGCGGCGACGCGACTGGCGAAGTTCAAGCTCCCGAAGTCGATCGACTACCTGGAAGAGCTGCCGCGAGACCCGAACGGCAAGCTGTACAAGCGCCACCTGCGAGCCAAGTACGTGTCGTAACCCGTAACTCGTGTGATTGGGGCCGTAACTTACGTGTTTGGGGCCGGAACTCGCAAGTTCCGGCCCCAATCACGTTGCTTACGTCTTCGATCACGCGAGTGACGTGCTCAGTCACGCGAGTTCCGGCAGGATCGTTCGCATGGACACGGACCTGCCCACCGTCACCGTGCGTTTGTGGCGTGCCGATGCCGTCGTGCTGTTCGATTGGCTGATGAGCACCGACCTCGACGCGGTGCCGATCACACACCCGGCGCAGAAGCAGGCGCTGACCGACCTGCTGTCCCGGCTGGAACAAGACACCGGCATCACCGGTGCGACAACCGAGGAAATCGCGGCAGCGCAAGAGGAAGTCGCCAAGGACATGGGCTGGTAGACGGCGTCCCGTCGGCCTTCGGTGCGCGTGATTGAGCGGGCATCATTCGTGACTGGAGGGGCATCACCGCGATGCCCCGCCAATCACACGTGATGCCCGCTCAATCACGGGTGATGCCCCTCGGATCACGGGTGAAGCCCGTCGGGTCACGCGTGATACCGGCTCAGCGGTTGTGGAAGTCCGGCTTCCGCTTCTCCGAGAAGGCCCGTGGCCCTTCCTTCGCGTCCTCCGAGGCGAAAACCTCGATGCCGTACTGCGAGTCCAGCTTGAAGGCCTCCTCCTCGTGGAGACCCTCGGTGTCCCGGATCGTCCGCAGGATCGCCCGGACCGCGACCGGCCCGTTGGCGTTCACCAGTGCGGCCAGCTCCAGGGCGCGAGACAGAGCCTGGCCGTCCGGGACCACGTGACCGATCAAGCCGATCGCCAAGGCTTCCGCCGCGGACAGGTGACGGCCGGTCAGCAGGATGTCCGCCGCCACCGTGTACGGGATCTGGCGTGGCAGCCGGACCGCCGAGCCGCCCATCGGGAACAGGCCCCAGCGTGCCTCCGACACCCCGAAGCGGGCCGACGTGCCCGCCACCCGGATGTCCGTTCCCTGCAGGATCTCCGTGCCGCCCGCGATCGCCGGGCCCTCGACCGCCGCGATCAGCGGCTTGGTCAGGCGCCGGCCCTTCAAGAGACCTGGGATGCGCGAAGGATCAAAGCGACCTGACGAGAACGACTCGGACGGCGAGTTCCGCGACATCGACTTCAGGTCGGCGCCGGCGCAGAACGCGCCCCCGGTGCCCGTCAGGACGCAGCTGCGGATCGAGTCGTCCGAATCCACCCGGTCCCAGGCGTCGACCATGATCGACATCATCTCGCCCGTGATCGCGTTGCGGGCCTCCGGGCGGTTCATCGTGACGATCAGCGTCGGCCCGTCCTGCGAAACCAGCGCGTGCGGTTCACCCACCGAAACCTCCTCCAACAACGCGGTGCCATTGCCCAGAACGATAACATGTTCTACTTTGAGGGCGTGGCACTCAACATCGCGGATCTTCTGGAGCACGCCGTCGACGCCGTGCCGGAGCGCGTCGCGGTCGTGTGCGGCGACCGGCGAGTCACCTTCGCCGAACTGGAGGCGCGGGCCAACCGGCTCGCCCACCACCTCGCCGCGCACGGCGTGGGACGCGGATCCCACATCGGGGTCTACTCCCGCAACTCGATCGAGGCCCTCGAGGCGATGATCGCCGCGTACAAGCTGCGCGCGATCGCCGTCAACGTCAATTACCGCTACGTGCACGGCGAGCTCGCGTACCTCTTCACGGACGCCGATCTCGTCGCGCTCGTGCACGAGAGAAGCTACTCC
This genomic window contains:
- a CDS encoding thiolase domain-containing protein, translating into MTKQLTAVLGTGQTHHRAKRTDVSMPGLLREAIDRAMIDAQVGWADIDAVVLGKAPDLFEGVMMPELFLADSLGANGKPLLRVHTAGSVGGSTALVAASLVQSGVHRRVLTVAFEKQSESNAMWGLSILPPFQMPVGAGAGGYFAPHVRSYIRRSGAPEHIGAIVAAKDRRNGSLNPYAHLRQADITVESVQASQMLWDPIRYDETCPSSDGACAMVLGDEAAGDAVEGGAAWIHATAMRTEPTTFAGRDQVNPQAGRDAAAALWAEAGIKDPMSEVDVAEIYVPFSWFEPMWLENLGFAAEGEGWKVTEAGETAIGGRLPVNPSGGVLSSNPIGASGMLRFSEAAKQVMGRAGDYQVDGARVALGHAYGGGSQYFSMWVVGSDKPR
- a CDS encoding YhjD/YihY/BrkB family envelope integrity protein, producing MKSSPKAPSPWARARARYRWLDHIARATNRYVDTGGYHYVASITYFSLLSLVPLLMVASSVAGFVLASQPHLLDTMVRAIVSTLPGGLGDKATDLLTGFVDQRTSVGAFGLVIGLYSGWNWMNALRDSLTALWGQNRSDQSLPRLIAVDLLALLGLTAALLVSFTITISGTALGSYLLRLAGLDDTSWGHQLVSASSVPLSLAADWLVFLWVLTRLPRQPVGVRSAVRGAIALALGFEALKLAGGFYLRLIGSSPTGIAFGSVIGLIFFISLIARMLVYVTAWTATGSDAPPKPVQPPAPVELKPVIVVDPPVAVPAAVGVVTGVLGTLLALKWRRSRD
- a CDS encoding Zn-ribbon domain-containing OB-fold protein; this translates as MTETPLAAPLNIGFDYTRSTGPVVGRFVNALRERRIEGIRGSDGRVHVPPVEYDPVTADPLSEFVPVAEEGTVVSWSWCPRPLDGQPLSRPFAWALVKLDGADTAMLHAVDAGSPDKIHSGQRVRVRWADDTVGHIRDIAYFLPADAADTTPTELAPPVAEREEGAPVSIVITPVHLRYQHSASPEESRYLRGLAEGKLIGQRCPACQKVYIPPRGSCPTDGVPTTDEVELPDTGIVTTFCIVNVPFLGQRLKPPYVAAYILLDGADIAFLHLVLGCDAKDVRMGLRVRAAWKPRDEWWTSLENIDHFEPTGEPDAAYETFAHHL
- a CDS encoding crotonase/enoyl-CoA hydratase family protein, whose product is MGEPHALVSQDGPTLIVTMNRPEARNAITGEMMSIMVDAWDRVDSDDSIRSCVLTGTGGAFCAGADLKSMSRNSPSESFSSGRFDPSRIPGLLKGRRLTKPLIAAVEGPAIAGGTEILQGTDIRVAGTSARFGVSEARWGLFPMGGSAVRLPRQIPYTVAADILLTGRHLSAAEALAIGLIGHVVPDGQALSRALELAALVNANGPVAVRAILRTIRDTEGLHEEEAFKLDSQYGIEVFASEDAKEGPRAFSEKRKPDFHNR
- a CDS encoding TetR/AcrR family transcriptional regulator is translated as MPRLADHEQRRRQIAEAVWRIASARGLEDVSLRKVAAEAGVSLRLVQYYFGTRNDLLLGALEILNKVAEEHTRAEVGPEADATPRQVLRTMLVGMLPLDDERRTRYLVHLAYFVRSLTDPDLATAFSAAPPELERLTADLLAWGQQRGEVPPDLDLMPEAELLLSSVDGLQTSIILGQRTPEAVFALIDHQLERLFSLSNVAT
- a CDS encoding acyl-CoA synthetase, coding for MTTTAAKTLGLWNIAAEEPEKTALVDPDGRGVSYGELAAKANRYSRGLQELGLDVGDVVVLLQPNGDELVAAYFAAIQAGLYVVVVNWHLIGPEVAYIIGDSGAKAFLAHERFADVAIAAADEAGLPASARFAVGNVPGFRRIEELGAGEGDGRPARRTAGSPMLYTSGTTGRPKGVRRPLTGTDPDEVPAASTWFFGVFGLGPHDDHVHLCGSPLYHTAVLNFVAISLQLGHSAVLMDRWDAEDMLRLIERHHVTHSHMVPTQFRRLLGLSASVRSQYDLSSLRVMIHGAAPCPLEVKRQMLAWWGPVVTEYYAATEGGGTVISGEDWLRKPGSVGLPWPGSTIKVLDDAGVSLPPGETGTVYMQMGSSEFSYHNDPDKTAAARVGKLFTLGDMGHLDSDGYLFLHDRKADLIISGGVNIYPAEIEGELVMHPSVADVAVFGLPHEDWGEEIKAVVQPAPGVTPSPELTSELLAYAATRLAKFKLPKSIDYLEELPRDPNGKLYKRHLRAKYVS
- a CDS encoding thiolase domain-containing protein, giving the protein MPDVAIAGFAHAPNVRETAGTTNGVEMLVPIFAEVFAQTGLSKQDIGFWCSGSSDYLAGRAFSFIAAVDAIGAFPPIHESHVEMDAAWALYEAWLKIRMGEVETALVYGFGKSSAGQLRRVLALQLDPYVVTPLWPDSISIAGIQARLGLDAGLWSEKDLAEVAARNRDLDAADLLDTPYVADPLRAHDIAPITDGAAVIVLSTVERARDIVERPAVIAGIEHRVDSPVLGARDLTRSPSTEIAAKALDLDGVDLAELHAPFTHQEIILRTALGLEDNVTINPSGGALAANPMFSAGLARIGEAARRIHSGESRKAVAHATSGPALQQNLLAVLEAR